Genomic DNA from Gimesia aquarii:
AATCTAACAGCGAGGTCCCTGATGTTTAAACATGATCCGCTCAAGATCGTCGAAGAAATCCGGCTCCTTTTTACTGAAAAAGGGAATTCGATGTATGCCGGCGAACCAGTCACACAGACAGAGCATGCATTACAAGCGGCTTTTTCTGCAGAACAAGCAGGAGAGGCTCTGGAATTAATTGTTGCCGCATTACTACATGATATTGGTCATTTACTACACAAACATGATGAAGACTGTGCCGAGCAAGGCATAGACGATCTACATGAATCCATTGGTGCACAGTGGCTGCTTCAATACTTTCCTCCCGATGTGACCGAACCAATCCGTTTGCATGTCGACGCCAAACGCTACCGTTGTGCTTTAGACCCCCAATACCATTCGCAATTGTCACCAGCCTCAGTACTGAGCCTGCAACTTCAGGGAGGGCCCTTTGAAGAAGAAGAACTGAAAATATTCGAAGATAATCCCTGGCATGCGGCAGCTCTACGTCTCCGCAGTTGGGATGAAGCTGCAAAAATCCCCAATTATAAAACACCGGAACTGGAACATTTTTTAATTTACGTCGACAGAGTTCTGGAACAAGAAACTCTGTAAATCTATCAATCGAAAGTCATTATGAAAGCATTAAAAATTCAACTTGTTATTTTCGACTGGGCAGGCACGACTATCGACTATGGCTGTTTTGCGCCGATCTCCGCGTTTATTAAAGCATTTCAAACTTGTGGTGTGGAACTGACGCCTCAACAAGCACGAGGGCCAATGGGCCT
This window encodes:
- a CDS encoding phosphonate degradation HD-domain oxygenase; this translates as MFKHDPLKIVEEIRLLFTEKGNSMYAGEPVTQTEHALQAAFSAEQAGEALELIVAALLHDIGHLLHKHDEDCAEQGIDDLHESIGAQWLLQYFPPDVTEPIRLHVDAKRYRCALDPQYHSQLSPASVLSLQLQGGPFEEEELKIFEDNPWHAAALRLRSWDEAAKIPNYKTPELEHFLIYVDRVLEQETL